From Salvia splendens isolate huo1 chromosome 3, SspV2, whole genome shotgun sequence, a single genomic window includes:
- the LOC121794493 gene encoding protein NETWORKED 4B-like, protein MENEVKSPSSIRVENHEWLAENIKGLDQAVNEMQLLVENHGNFSEEKLGDDQLLQPELIACVKDISHRHHLLAHHYNEMMNYKISSRLNHPFLTPDKKLGMQNIESQVVGSDSSLSSGGGISDTTPVEGSDSSLLSSDSDSESYNLSPVAKMLKHEFVNGGTEISEMGGMVMRLSDCEKELKASKEKLFSAEGEIAKLRSELLKNEAYIAKMGSMEAQLASAENQLKLQEADLDKENKRSLMLQNQIVDLATKLELEKGQVEELQESVKKHTAKLSDYDLVIKKLNSDLQDASGIFALEKWQLESSVSKLSERLTVHEGRSNELQKQCESLEADRIEIVEKHEALQKSLQDNLESVKIELTKKNSVVDTLSKNLDELNLNYGILMAEKDGVDAKLQKLNTDISARDDQIQRLDCILVELKSEEEHLRAEADTANKRISELKSRIVELEKEIGMQTVVISETAEGKREAIRQLCFSIDHFRSAYEEVCKEYAIRRRPAAIAL, encoded by the exons ATGGAGAATGAAGTGAAGTCACCATCATCAATTCGTGTGGAGAATCATGAATGGCTAGCTGAGAATATTAAGG GTTTGGATCAGGCTGTCAACGAAATGCAACTTTTGGTTGAGAACCATGGGAATTTTTCTGAGGAGAAGCTTGGAGATGATCAGCTCTTGCAGCCTGAATTAATTGCTTGTGTCAAGGACATCTCCCACAGGCACCATTTGCTTGCTCACCACTACAATGAAATGATGAATTACAAGATAAGTAGCCGATTAAACCATCCTTTTTTAACACCAGACAAGAAACTGGGCATGCAAAACATCGAATCCCAAGTTGTTGGTTCAGATTCATCTTTGAGTTCCGGCGGTGGAATTTCGGACACAACTCCAGTTGAAGGCTCTGATTCTTCACTGCTGTCATCAGATTCTGATTCCGAATCATATAACTTGTCTCCTGTTGCCAAAATGCTGAAACATGAATTTGTGAATGGGGGAACCGAGATTTCAGAAATGGGAGGAATGGTAATGAGGCTTTCTGACTGTGAAAAAGAACTGAAGGCTTCGAAAGAAAAACTTTTTTCTGCAGAAGGAGAAATTGCCAAACTGAGGAGCGAGTTGCTGAAAAATGAAGCATACATTGCTAAAATGGGCAGCATGGAAGCTCAACTTGCGTCAGCAGAGAATCAGCTTAAGTTGCAGGAGGCTGATTTGGACAAGGAGAACAAAAGGTCTCTGATGCTCCAAAACCAGATTGTTGATTTGGCAACCAAACTTGAGTTGGAGAAAGGACAAGTTGAGGAGCTGCAGGAGAGTGTGAAAAAGCACACAGCAAAGCTGTCTGATTATGATCTTGTGATAAAGAAGCTCAATTCTGACCTCCAGGATGCTTCAGGGATTTTTGCTCTAGAGAAATGGCAGCTCGAATCCTCCGTTTCTAAGTTATCTGAACGTCTGACTGTCCATGAGGGAAGATCCAATGAGCTGCAGAAGCAATGTGAATCACTTGAAGCTGATAGAATTGAGATTGTAGAAAAGCATGAAGCTCTGCAAAAGAGCTTGCAAGATAATCTTGAGTCAGTGAAGATAGAGCTAACCAAGAAAAACTCAGTGGTGGACACTTTGAGTAAGAATCTTGATGAGCTGAACCTAAATTATGGCATCCTGATGGCGGAGAAAGATGGAGTCGATGCAAAGTTGCAGAAACTCAACACTGACATAAGTGCCCGTGATGATCAAATCCAGCGTTTGGACTGCATTCTGGTTGAATTGAAATCCGAAGAAGAGCATCTACGTGCAGAGGCTGATACTGCTAACAAGCGAATATCGGAACTGAAGTCAAGAATTGTTGAGTTAGAGAAGGAGATTGGAATGCAGACAGTAGTGATCTCTGAGACGGCTGAGGGAAAAAGAGAGGCTATAAGGCAGCTGTGCTTTTCAATCGATCATTTTAGAAGCGCATATGAAGAAGTGTGCAAGGAATATGCAATTCGCAGGCGGCCTGCAGCTATCGCGTTGTAG
- the LOC121794497 gene encoding BAG family molecular chaperone regulator 7-like: MSRFRRFEIVDRRRPSYFIEQTIFSPPKTLFLDTPSPCFPAFPIPEDVLQFHTSPPFFFDEFDAVTELIQIETALFRRVGLGELQLQALCDRVSDLELGFERLQREKKKKFEEKKYSWTAEIGTAEKHRKYKWSTEIKGGEDEKKTYKWTAQIKGDGCPVERTYTVEVSSGKPKKNKVKKENAKSDPRTIQIEEPSDHGAIVLRQAFTKRPQKKKGKTKELSPLDAAALIQMSFRAYLIRRSQALRALRELAIAKNKLKELRVLFNNFSYRRLLSCAPEECQRFSEKIIVLLLTVDAIEGADLMVRSAKKSMVDELEAMLDVVDPQPGGKSSLVRRTFDMPDGVINKELAAGVAKVVEMLDEEESAAS; this comes from the exons ATGAGCAGATTCCGGCGATTCGAGATCGTGGACCGCCGCAGACCTTCCTACTTCATCGAACAAACCATCTTTTCCCCTCCAAAAACTCTCTTCCTCGACACTCCTTCTCCTTGCTTCCCTGCATTTCCCATTCCCGAAGACGTGCTTCAATTTCACACTTCTCCCCCTTTTTTCTTCGATGAATTCGACGCCGTCACCGAATTGATCCAGATCGAAACGGCTCTCTTCCGCCGAGTCGGACTCGGTGAGCTGCAGCTGCAGGCGctatgcgaccgcgtctccgaTTTGGAGTTGGGATTCGAGCGGCTACAGagggaaaagaagaagaagttcgAGGAGAAGAAGTACTCCTGGACGGCTGAGATAGGGACTGCGGAGAAGCACAGGAAGTACAAATGGAGTACCGAGATCAAGGGCGGGGAAGATGAGAAGAAAACCTACAAATGGACGGCTCAGATTAAAGGAGATGGCTGCCCTGTCGAGCGGACTTACACTGTTGAGGTCTCCAGTGGCAAGCCGAAGAAAAACAAAGTGAAGAAGGAGAATGCTAAATCAGATCCTCGTACTATTCAGATTGAAGAGCCCTCTGATCATGGCGCCATTGTCTTGAGACAG GCTTTCACTAAGAGGCCACAGAAGAAAAAGGGAAAGACTAAAGAGTTGTCTCCACTAGACGCAGCTGCATTAATTCAGATGAGTTTCCGAGCTTATCTTATCCGTAGGTCTCAGGCTCTGCGTGCACTTCGGGAGCTGGCAATTGCTAAGAACAAGTTGAAGGAGCTCAGGGTTCTGTTCAACAATTTCTCATATCGTCGCCTTCTTTCCTGTGCTCCAGAAGAGTGTCAAAGGTTTTCTGAGAAGATCATTGTCCTGCTTCTCACTGTCGATGCCATTGAG GGTGCAGATTTGATGGTTCGAAGTGCAAAAAAATCAATGGTGGACGAGCTGGAAGCAATGCTGGATGTTGTGGACCCTCAACCTGGAGGAAAATCGTCGTTGGTGAGGAGAACTTTTGATATGCCTGACGGTGTGATCAACAAGGAACTTGCTGCAGGGGTTGCAAAGGTGGTTGAAATGCTTGATGAGGAGGAGTCCGCTGCTTCGTGA
- the LOC121793468 gene encoding plant intracellular Ras-group-related LRR protein 3-like, whose product MDFVDIELIDEGEKGQVEGEDEAGESVDDEVIRVLREALHVGKVVERVDLSGRHLKFLPELFGKIHALLLLDLSHNQLQMIPDSISGLQKLEELNVSSNILETLPDAIGLLVNLKVLNVSSNKLKKLPESLAGCRSLIELDAGLNDLMFLPKNIGYGLVNLEKLSVHLNKLKAFPSSICEMKSLKSLDAHFNSLHSLPHAIGKLTELEVLNVSSNFTDLVEVPDSIGDLLNLRELDVSNNQIRVIPDTIYQLEHLTKLNLDQNPLVIPPIDVVNKGLQAIKEYMVKRRLDILEAEKEQSLSAKNEASSEMGWMEWGSSMLQNVYSGGNTRTDPFLDQQL is encoded by the exons ATGGATTTTGTGGATATAGAGTTGATTGATGAGGGAGAAAAGGGGCAGGTGGAAGGTGAAGATGAAGCAGGAGAAAGTGTGGATGATGAGGTTATTAGGGTTTTACGAGAAGCCCTCCACGTTGGTAAGGTGGTCGAAAGAGTTGACCTCTCCGGTCGCCACCTCAAATTTCTCCCTGAGCTCTTTGGCAAGATTCATGCCCTCCTCCTTCTCGATCTCTCCCACAATCAACTCCAG ATGATTCCCGACTCAATTTCAGgactacaaaaattggaagaGCTCAATGTGTCATCAAATATTTTGGAAACCTTGCCGGATGCCATTGGACTCTTGGTGAATCTAAAGGTTTTGAATGTTTCTAGCAATAAATTAAAGAAACTCCCTGAAAGCCTCGCTGGTTGCAG GTCTTTGATTGAGCTGGATGCAGGCCTTAATGACTTGATGTTTTTGCCAAAAAACATTGGTTATGGATTGGTGAATCTTGAAAAACTCTCTGTCCATTTGAACAAGCTAAAAGCTTTTCCAAGTTCTATCTGTGAAATGAAATCATTGAAAAGTTTAGATGCTCATTTCAATTCCCTTCATAGTCTACCTCATGCAATTGGTAAACTGACAGAACTTGAGGTCTTGAATGTGAGCAGCAATTTTACTGATTTAGTTGAGGTACCAGATTCAATTGGTGATCTATTAAATCTTAGAGAACTTGATGTTAGCAACAACCAAATTCGTGTCATTCCCGACACTATTTATCAGCTTGAACATCTAACTAAGCTTAACCTAGATCAAAATCCACTTGTAATTCCTCCAATAGATGTAGTGAACAAAGGACTTCAAGCTATCAAGGAATACATGGTGAAGAGACGGCTTGATATTTTGGAAGCTGAGAAAGAACAAAGTTTGTCTGCAAAAAATGAGGCGTCTTCTGAGATGGGATGGATGGAATGGGGCTCATCCATGCTCCAAAACGTTTATTCCGGAGGAAATACTCGAACCGATCCATTTTTGGATCAGCAGTTGTAA
- the LOC121794495 gene encoding methylesterase 17-like isoform X1, which yields MGEDYPVMMKEERKLNGNGNDPPAAAAAAAHFVLIHGIGGGAWCWYKMKCLMENCGYKVTCLDLKGAGMDQTDPNAVVSFEDYNQPLLDFLSSLHDHQQVILVGHSAGGLSLSDAIHRYGNKKIKLAIFIAATMLKSGYLTNQDLKHGVPDLTGFGKLNEVYDIGFGLGEDNPPTTTLIKREFQRKIIYNLSPHEDATLAEMLLRPGPVQALVTARFPLAEKDEDEVPRIYIKTTQDNVIKAEQQEAMISKWPPQHVYVLESDHSPFFSAPFLLFGLLVKAAVSFGY from the exons ATGGGAGAAGACTACCCTGTAATGATGAAAGAGGAGAGGAAGTTGAATGGTAATGGTAATGATcctccggcggcggcggcggcggcggctcaCTTCGTGCTGATACATGGGATTGGCGGCGGCGCGTGGTGTTGGTACAAAATGAAGTGCCTTATGGAGAATTGTGGATACAAGGTGACATGCCTTGACCTGAAAGGCGCCGGCATGGATCAAACTGACCCAAACGCCGTCGTTTCGTTTGAAGACTACAATCAGCCACTCCTTGATTTCCTCTCCTCCTTGCACGACCACCAACAG GTGATTTTGGTGGGGCATAGTGCAGGAGGGCTGAGTTTGAGTGATGCTATTCATAGGTATGGAAATAAGAAGATCAAGCTTGCTATTTTCATTGCAGCTACCATGTTGAAATCAGGCTATCTCACCAACCAAGACCTTAAACAC GGAGTCCCAGACTTAACAGGATTTGGAAAATTGAATGAAGTATATGATATTGGGTTTGGATTGGGAGAAGATAATCCTCCAACTACAACACTTATAAAAAGGGAATTCCAGCGCAAGATCATTTACAATCTATCCCCTCACGAG GATGCGACTTTAGCAGAGATGCTGCTAAGGCCTGGGCCGGTTCAGGCCTTAGTAACGGCTAGATTTCCATTAGCTGAGAAGGATGAAGATGAGGTGCCGAGAATCTACATCAAAACGACGCAGGATAATGTAATAAAAGCAGAGCAACAAGAGGCCATGATCAGCAAATGGCCGCCTCAACATGTGTATGTTTTGGAGAGTGATCACAGCCCTTTCTTCTCTGCTCCCTTCTTGTTGTTTGGTCTCTTAGTCAAGGCTGCTGTTTCCTTTGGATATTGA
- the LOC121794495 gene encoding methylesterase 17-like isoform X2, whose translation MGEDYPVMMKEERKLNGNGNDPPAAAAAAAHFVLIHGIGGGAWCWYKMKCLMENCGYKVTCLDLKGAGMDQTDPNAVVSFEDYNQPLLDFLSSLHDHQQVILVGHSAGGLSLSDAIHRYGNKKIKLAIFIAATMLKSGYLTNQDLKHDATLAEMLLRPGPVQALVTARFPLAEKDEDEVPRIYIKTTQDNVIKAEQQEAMISKWPPQHVYVLESDHSPFFSAPFLLFGLLVKAAVSFGY comes from the exons ATGGGAGAAGACTACCCTGTAATGATGAAAGAGGAGAGGAAGTTGAATGGTAATGGTAATGATcctccggcggcggcggcggcggcggctcaCTTCGTGCTGATACATGGGATTGGCGGCGGCGCGTGGTGTTGGTACAAAATGAAGTGCCTTATGGAGAATTGTGGATACAAGGTGACATGCCTTGACCTGAAAGGCGCCGGCATGGATCAAACTGACCCAAACGCCGTCGTTTCGTTTGAAGACTACAATCAGCCACTCCTTGATTTCCTCTCCTCCTTGCACGACCACCAACAG GTGATTTTGGTGGGGCATAGTGCAGGAGGGCTGAGTTTGAGTGATGCTATTCATAGGTATGGAAATAAGAAGATCAAGCTTGCTATTTTCATTGCAGCTACCATGTTGAAATCAGGCTATCTCACCAACCAAGACCTTAAACAC GATGCGACTTTAGCAGAGATGCTGCTAAGGCCTGGGCCGGTTCAGGCCTTAGTAACGGCTAGATTTCCATTAGCTGAGAAGGATGAAGATGAGGTGCCGAGAATCTACATCAAAACGACGCAGGATAATGTAATAAAAGCAGAGCAACAAGAGGCCATGATCAGCAAATGGCCGCCTCAACATGTGTATGTTTTGGAGAGTGATCACAGCCCTTTCTTCTCTGCTCCCTTCTTGTTGTTTGGTCTCTTAGTCAAGGCTGCTGTTTCCTTTGGATATTGA